In one window of Pristiophorus japonicus isolate sPriJap1 chromosome 9, sPriJap1.hap1, whole genome shotgun sequence DNA:
- the LOC139273576 gene encoding zinc finger protein 774-like, whose protein sequence is MLVKHSDCGKSFKRSQELKQFQLEGAGQRPFTCSMCGKGFKQSSSLLTHQNVHTDERPFKCSDCVKSFKSFGNLMTHQRAHTRERPFTCSVCEKRFSLSSTLLTHQRAHTGERPFTCSVCEKRFSLSSTLLTHQRAHTGERPFTCFVCEKRFTRTSHLMTHRRTHTDKRPFTCSDCGKSFKSSGDLKGHQRVHTDEGPFTCSVCGESFKSSGNLKGHQLVHTDERPVKCSDCGKSFKSFGNLMAHKRDHSGDRLFHCSVCGKGFTRSSTLLTHQRVHTEERPFTCSVCGKSFTQSSTLLTDQRVHTGERPFICSVCGK, encoded by the coding sequence ATGCTGGTGAAACATTCTGACTGTGGGAAAAGCTTTAAAAGGTCTCAGGAGCTGAAGCAATTCCAGCTGGAGGGAGCTGgacagagaccgttcacctgctccatgtgtgggaagggattcaaacagtcatccagcctgctgacacaccagaatgttcacactgacgagagaccatttaaatgttctgactgtgtgaagagctttaaaagcttcgGGAACCTGATGACACACCAGCGTgctcacactagggagaggccattcacctgctccgtgtgtgagaagagattcagtctctcctccaccctgctgacacaccagcgtgctcacactggggagaggccgttcacctgctccgtgtgtgagaagagattcagtctctcctccaccctgctgacacaccagcgtgctcacactggggaaaggccgttcacctgctttgtGTGTGAGAAGAGATTCACTCGGACATCCCACCTGATGACACACCGGCGAACTCATACTGATAAGAGACCATTtacatgttctgactgtgggaagagctttaaaagctctggggatctgaagggacaccagcgagttcacactgatgaggGGCCGTTCACATGTTCTGTTTGTGGGGAGAGCTTTAAAAGCTCCGGGAATCTGAAaggacaccagcttgttcacaccgaTGAGAGACCTGTtaaatgctctgactgtgggaagagctttaaaagcttcgGGAATCTGATGGCACACAAGCGTGATCACAGTGGGGACAGACTATTtcactgctccgtgtgtgggaagggatttactcgatCCTCgactctgctgacacaccagcgagttcacactgaggagaggccgttcacctgctctgtgtgtgggaagagcTTCACTCAGTCCTCGACTCTGCTGAcagaccagcgagttcacactggggagaggccgttcatctgctctgtgtgtgggaagtga